A single window of Hylaeus volcanicus isolate JK05 chromosome 8, UHH_iyHylVolc1.0_haploid, whole genome shotgun sequence DNA harbors:
- the LOC128881202 gene encoding serine/arginine repetitive matrix protein 2-like isoform X4, with amino-acid sequence MTVKISTRVRETHQIAEAQQEKNAKLREAFGISEFFVEGSSLDPERHAREAEARAAASKVYELVRTPSPAPDTTSAPEKKKRKRSGSTTKKKKGKKHKKERSESPKASKKKDKSKKKKKDKKHKKTEASSSDSDSSEASDDSSSSETESKKKRKKKKKKSKAEAKEKHEKKKVAAKRKHQSSESSSDSSPERPRKSAKSDKIVEKTKSDEGDTTPKEPRPNRSPKKQEKTRNETPPPKKKDSPIKKVVPEKRDKSPVAHKSPPPRRHRSPSRSRIDRGRSPRRYSRSRRVSPSPRRRRFSRSPRRYNRYSVSRSRSRSRYDRYGSRRRLSPLPRRRRSDSRRRSRSPRRQRDRRERSRERRRSRSRTRSRSRRSTLSYSPVRKNPERYKHILEDKKKRDQKKPQDVKRKSRSSSRTRKIQAITPRVRLRSSSEDETDMADDEPKPEDEERLRELCTLKRLQSGLAAKARESLGKKVISPVKVKLEKKEDSVLDIALPNDPPKMIQNIVCPVQEMSKSNSPISHLPAIQSPVSSRSPSPALPLTREEAAIKIRSPSESPPPLPPTLNKVNCRSPILAIKTNHCSKSPSTSKNSPVMLRKQSSESSSHSPPISHKDAPMKLRSPSESPPPPIPSAANKSKQSTSPTTSKKSSPSSRKHSPRHKSYSRSRSRSYTRSVSLEKRSSRSPRRRSSRSPSRDKKLRSPSRSKKSASPRHRSPTSPARSKKSPKSPARTKRLSRSRSSSESKRSVSRSPSRSKKSPSHSPAKSRSRSRTRSLSKRSRSRSLSKKSRSRSLSKKSRSRSLSKKSRSRSLSKKSRSRSLSKKSRSRSRSVSRISREKEKRSRSRSSSRSSLSSRHSRRSFSSSSRSSSSASSRSSRSTSSSSASSRSRSPSIPRRHGSPSFLDRRRITSARKRPIPYHRPTPTPPSSPSSSDSSRHSNWSSPSHRSSCSPSRSPSYTR; translated from the exons ATGACGGTGAAAATCTCGACCCG CGTTCGAGAGACCCACCAAATTGCCGAGGCACAGCAAGAGAAAAATGCAAAGCTACGGGAGGCATTTGGCATATCAGAGTTCTTCGTGGAGGGAAGTAGCCTAGACCCTGAGAGGCACGCGCGCGAGGCAGAGGCGAGAGCTGCTGCTAGCAAAGTGTACGAACTGGTCAGGACCCCGAGTCCGGCTCCGGACACGACTTCTGCCCcagagaagaagaaacgaaaacgttcCGGCAGCAcgaccaaaaagaaaaaggggaAGAAGCACAAGAAGGAAAG GTCGGAATCTCCAAAGGCTAGTAAGAAAAAAGATAAGtctaaaaagaagaagaaggacaAGAAACACAAAAAGACTGAGGCTAGTTCCTCTGATAGCGATTCCAGCGAAGCTTCAGACGATAGCAG CTCTTCCGAGACCGAATCAaagaagaaacggaaaaagaagaagaagaagtccAAGGCAGAggcaaaagaaaaacatgaG aagaaaaaagtagCTGCCAAGAGGAAGCATCAGTCATCCGAGAGCTCCTCGGACAG CTCCCCAGAAAGGCCGAGGAAGTCTGCAAAGTCTGACAAAATAGTGGAGAAAACAAAATCTGACGAGGGAGACACTACGCCAAAAGAGCCTCGGCCAAATCGATCACCaaagaaacaagagaaaacTCGAAATGAAACTCCACCTCCTAAAAAGAAAGATTCTCCAATCAAAAAAGTTGTTCCGGAGAAAAGGGATAAATCACCGGTTGCACACAAAAGTCCTCCGCCACGGCGACATAGATCTCCGTCGAGAAGCAGAATCGATAGAGGAAGGTCTCCTAGAAGATATTCGAGGTCACGGCGAGTCAGCCCTTCGCCTAGAAGAAGGAGATTCTCAAGGTCTCCTAGAAGATACAACAGATACTCTGTGTCTAGAAGCAGGAGTCGATCGAGGTATGATCGTTACGGATCACGGCGCAGGTTATCACCGTTACCTAGGCGCAGGAGATCTGATTCTCGAAGAAGATCAAGATCACCCAGGAGACAGAGGGACAGACGAGAAAGATCGAGGGAGCGCCGTAGAAGCCGCAGCAGGACGAGAAGTAGATCTAGACGATCCACCTTGAGCTACTCCCCCGTGAGGAAGAATCCGGAACGATACAAGCACATATTGGAAGACAAGAAGAAACGAGATCAAAAGAAACCTCAGGACGTTAAACGAAAGTCTCGATCGTCTTCTAGGACTAGAAAGATTCAGGCGATCACTCCGAGGGTCAGATTGCGATCTTCTAGCGAAGACGAGACTGACATGGCAGACGATGAACCGAAACCTGAAGACGAAGAAAGGCTGAGGGAACTGTGCACTTTGAAACGTTTACAGAGTGGATTGGCTGCGAAAGCTAGAGAAAGCCTGGGAAAGAAAGTAATTAGCCCTGTAAAGGTCAAGTtagagaagaaagaagataGCGTACTTGATATTGCATTACCAAACGATCCACCAAAAATGATCCAAAACATTGTTTGTCCTGTTCAGGAGATGTCTAAGTCAAACTCACCTATATCGCACCTACCTGCTATTCAGTCGCCAGTATCGAGCAGATCACCTTCGCCTGCGTTACCATTGACTCGAGAAGAGGCAGCCATAAAGATACGATCGCCCAGCGAATCACCTCCCCCGTTACCACCGACTTTAAACAAAGTAAACTGTAGATCACCAATTCTAGCAATCAAGACGAATCATTGTTCCAAGTCTCCGAGTACCTCCAAGAATTCTCCAGTAATGTTAAGGAAACAATCATCGGAGTCGTCCTCGCATTCACCACCGATCTCTCACAAGGATGCGCCCATGAAATTGCGTTCTCCGAGCGAATCGCCACCTCCTCCTATACCAAGTGCCGCGAACAAGTCGAAACAGTCTACTTCTCCAACCACGTCGAAGAAGAGTTCGCCATCTTCTAGAAAGCACTCTCCGAGGCACAAGTCCTATTCAAGATCACGCTCCAGGTCCTACACAAGATCGGTATCGTTGGAGAAAAGGTCTTCCCGATCGCCTAGACGACGGTCTTCGAGATCACCGTCCAGAGACAAGAAATTACGTTCACCGTCAAGAAGCAAAAAGTCGGCATCTCCTAGGCATAGATCTCCCACGTCTCCAGCCAGATCCAAGAAGTCACCGAAATCCCCAGCGAGAACCAAAAGATTGAGCAGGTCGAGGTCTTCCTCAGAATCGAAACGGTCCGTGTCCAGGTCGCCGTCACGCTCGAAGAAGTCTCCATCTCATTCGCCAGCGAAATCAAGATCCAGAAGCAGAACAAGGTCGTTGTCGAAAAGGTCCAGGAGCCGATCGTTGTCGAAAAAATCGAGGAGCCGTTCTTTGTCAAAGAAGTCGAGGAGCCGATCTTTGTCGAAGAAGTCGCGCAGTCGTTCGTTGTCGAAGAAGTCGAGAAGTCGGTCCCTGTCGAAGAAGTCCAGGAGTCGTTCACGGTCGGTGTCCAGGATATCGCGcgaaaaagagaagagaagtCGCTCCAGGAGCAGTTCGCGTTCTTCTTTAAG TTCAAGGCACAGTCGTAGAAGTTTCTCTAGCTCCTCGCGATCATCGAGTAGCGCTTCTAGCAGGTCCTCTCGTTCAACATCTAGCAGTTCAGCTTCTAGCAGATCTCGTTCTCCGTCGATACCACGGCGTCATGGTTCACCCAGTTTCCTAGACAGACGCCGTATCACAAG CGCCAGGAAGCGACCAATTCCATATCACCGACCTACTCCGACACCACCTTCGTCACCGAGTAGCTCAGATAGCAGCAGACATAGTAATTGGTCAAGTCCAAGTCATCGATCAAGTTGTTCCCCAAGTCGGAGTCCATCCTACACGCGTTGA